A stretch of Desulfurivibrio alkaliphilus AHT 2 DNA encodes these proteins:
- the gpmI gene encoding 2,3-bisphosphoglycerate-independent phosphoglycerate mutase, with amino-acid sequence MSSRIRPVMLAILDGWGEAPAGPGNAVHLARTPNMDRWRQEYPFTTLAAHNGAVGLPEGQMGNSEVGHLNIGAGRIVYQDFTRIGLSVHNGEFFANQTLNQVIDQVQAAGGALHLMGLLSDGGVHSHLDHLVALLELAARRGLHKDKVLVHAFMDGRDTPPDGGRGYMQTLLAAMERLGVGRVATVCGRYYAMDRDRRWDRVQLAWGAVVDGQGQFTAADPLAAVTEAYGRGETDEFIKPTVIRKSAADVDAPLLNDGDGVIFFNFRADRARQLTTALTRDDFDGFPRPRRPRLSGFATMTRYEKDFDLPVAFPPQQLHRILGEEVSRHGLCQLRIAETEKYAHVTYFFNGGREEPFADEERALIPSNREVATYDLKPEMSAPQVTEELLRRLRGGENKAGENTTDAAAAPPYALVILNFANGDMVGHSGVLPAAIKACETVDHCIGQVVEAFTEAGGIVLITADHGNAEEMLAPNGGPITAHSCNPVPLILIDPQAAPGTYKLRLDGSLPNLAPTILELMGLPVPDEMDSGSLLEK; translated from the coding sequence ATGAGCAGCCGGATCCGGCCGGTAATGCTGGCCATTCTAGACGGCTGGGGCGAGGCGCCGGCGGGGCCGGGCAATGCCGTGCACCTGGCGCGGACCCCCAACATGGACCGCTGGCGGCAGGAATACCCCTTTACCACCCTGGCCGCCCACAACGGGGCGGTGGGGCTGCCCGAGGGGCAGATGGGCAACTCCGAGGTGGGGCATCTCAATATCGGTGCCGGCCGCATCGTCTACCAGGACTTCACCCGTATCGGTTTGTCGGTCCATAACGGTGAGTTCTTTGCCAATCAAACCTTGAACCAGGTCATTGATCAGGTCCAGGCCGCCGGCGGGGCGCTGCACCTCATGGGGCTGCTTTCCGACGGTGGGGTGCACAGCCATCTGGATCATCTGGTGGCCCTGCTTGAACTGGCCGCCCGGCGCGGCCTGCACAAAGATAAAGTGCTGGTTCACGCCTTCATGGACGGCCGGGATACCCCGCCGGACGGCGGCCGGGGCTATATGCAAACTTTGCTGGCCGCCATGGAACGCCTGGGGGTAGGGCGGGTGGCCACGGTCTGCGGCCGCTATTACGCCATGGACCGCGACCGGCGCTGGGACCGGGTGCAACTGGCCTGGGGCGCGGTGGTGGATGGGCAAGGTCAGTTCACCGCCGCCGATCCCCTGGCGGCGGTTACCGAAGCCTACGGGCGCGGCGAAACCGACGAGTTTATTAAACCGACGGTAATCCGGAAATCTGCCGCCGATGTCGACGCCCCTCTGCTCAACGACGGCGACGGGGTGATCTTCTTCAACTTCCGCGCCGACCGGGCCCGCCAGTTGACCACCGCCCTCACCAGGGATGATTTCGACGGTTTTCCCCGCCCCCGGCGGCCCCGTTTGAGCGGCTTTGCCACCATGACCCGCTACGAAAAGGATTTCGACCTGCCGGTGGCCTTCCCGCCCCAACAACTGCATCGCATCTTGGGCGAGGAAGTAAGCCGCCACGGCCTGTGCCAGCTCAGAATCGCCGAAACGGAAAAGTACGCCCACGTCACCTACTTCTTCAACGGCGGCCGGGAAGAGCCCTTTGCCGACGAAGAACGGGCCCTGATCCCCTCCAACCGTGAAGTGGCCACTTATGATTTGAAGCCGGAAATGAGCGCCCCCCAAGTTACCGAGGAGTTGCTGCGCCGCCTGCGGGGCGGGGAAAACAAAGCCGGCGAAAACACAACCGACGCTGCCGCCGCCCCGCCTTACGCCCTGGTAATCCTCAACTTCGCCAACGGCGACATGGTGGGGCACAGCGGGGTGCTGCCGGCGGCCATCAAGGCCTGCGAGACAGTGGACCACTGCATCGGCCAAGTGGTGGAGGCCTTTACCGAAGCCGGCGGCATCGTGCTGATCACCGCCGACCACGGTAATGCCGAAGAGATGCTGGCCCCGAACGGAGGCCCCATCACTGCCCATAGCTGCAACCCGGTACCGCTGATCCTCATCGACCCCCAGGCCGCCCCCGGCACCTACAAGCTGCGCCTGGACGGCTCCCTGCCCAACCTGGCGCCCACAATCCTGGAACTGATGGGCCTGCCGGTACCCGATGAAATGGACAGCGGCAGTCTGCTGGAAAAATAA
- the thrC gene encoding threonine synthase: MRYISTRGGIAPIPFSEAVMMGLADDGGLLLPEKLPQATGEEIAVWRRLNYPDLAVAVLSHFIDDIPAADLERLVKKSYAAFQHPEVTPVVKQGQCHILELFHGPTLAFKDVALQLLGNLFEYLLAKSGGRMNIIGATSGDTGSAAIYGVRGKERINIFILHPHGRVSPIQEKQMTTVLDANVFNIAVKGTFDDGQAIVKKLFGDLNFKQQHQLGAINSINWARIVAQVVYYVYAALKLTGEGKAAQVDFAVPTGNFGDIFAGFVARRLLPKQIGQLILATNENNLLTRFVKDGDYSVSGVRPTSSPSMDIQVASNFERYLYYLNDQDAQRTRQEMEQFAATGSLQFDPARLQRIQQDFASQSADEAATKATIGDFYQSHDYLLDPHTAVGVYAGLACRRPEVPLVCLATAHPAKFGQAVEAAIGRPPELPPPLAALAKLESRCQVLPAEEQVIKDFVAQHAL; the protein is encoded by the coding sequence ATGCGCTATATTTCAACCAGGGGTGGCATCGCCCCCATCCCCTTCAGTGAAGCGGTAATGATGGGCCTGGCTGACGACGGCGGCCTGCTGCTGCCGGAAAAGCTGCCCCAGGCCACCGGCGAGGAGATCGCCGTCTGGCGCCGCTTAAATTACCCGGACCTGGCGGTGGCGGTGCTCAGCCACTTCATCGACGATATCCCCGCCGCCGACCTGGAGCGGCTGGTAAAGAAATCCTACGCCGCTTTCCAGCATCCCGAAGTTACCCCGGTGGTCAAGCAGGGCCAGTGCCACATCCTGGAACTTTTCCACGGCCCGACCCTGGCCTTTAAAGACGTGGCCCTGCAACTGCTGGGCAACCTCTTTGAATATCTGCTGGCCAAGTCCGGCGGCCGGATGAACATCATCGGGGCCACCTCGGGCGATACCGGCAGTGCCGCCATCTACGGGGTGCGGGGCAAGGAGCGGATCAACATCTTTATTCTCCATCCCCACGGGCGGGTCAGCCCCATCCAGGAAAAGCAGATGACCACGGTGCTGGATGCCAATGTGTTCAACATCGCCGTTAAAGGCACCTTTGATGATGGCCAGGCCATCGTCAAAAAACTCTTCGGCGACCTGAACTTCAAGCAACAGCACCAGCTTGGGGCCATCAACTCCATCAACTGGGCCCGGATCGTGGCCCAGGTGGTCTACTACGTTTACGCCGCCCTCAAACTCACCGGCGAGGGCAAGGCAGCGCAGGTGGATTTTGCCGTGCCCACCGGTAATTTCGGCGATATCTTCGCCGGCTTTGTCGCCCGGCGGTTGCTGCCAAAGCAAATCGGTCAACTGATTCTGGCCACCAACGAAAACAACCTGCTCACCCGCTTCGTAAAGGACGGCGACTACTCGGTCAGCGGCGTGCGGCCCACCTCCAGCCCCTCCATGGATATCCAGGTGGCCAGCAACTTCGAACGCTATCTGTATTATCTCAACGACCAGGACGCCCAGCGCACCCGGCAGGAGATGGAACAATTCGCCGCCACCGGCAGCCTGCAGTTTGACCCCGCCAGGCTGCAGCGCATCCAGCAGGATTTTGCCTCGCAAAGCGCCGACGAGGCCGCCACCAAAGCCACCATTGGCGACTTCTACCAGAGCCATGATTACCTGCTGGACCCCCACACCGCCGTGGGGGTTTACGCCGGCTTGGCCTGCCGCCGGCCGGAGGTCCCCCTGGTCTGCCTGGCCACCGCCCATCCCGCCAAGTTCGGCCAGGCGGTGGAGGCAGCCATCGGCCGGCCGCCGGAGCTGCCGCCGCCGCTGGCGGCCCTTGCAAAACTGGAAAGCCGATGCCAGGTGCTGCCGGCCGAGGAACAGGTAATCAAGGACTTCGTCGCCCAGCACGCTCTGTGA
- a CDS encoding purine-nucleoside phosphorylase → MDSSDNKSKAANFIQRVEAAREFLLSRLPVTPEVVLILGTGLGGVAELVEEAVVLPYAEIPYFPRSTVPSHAGNLVCGRLAGRPVAVLQGRFHYYEGYSTRELTMPLRVLSRLGAGMLLTTGCAGGLNPGYAPGTLMLLRDHLNLIPDNPLRGSNNDEWGERFPDLSSAYDPELRRLARQCATGLGIDRLREGVYVAVPGPSLETPAETRYLRQCGADAVGMSVVPEVIVARHAGLRVLGLAVVANVNDPDNQQPILLDEIIRETEACAKQVQELVLALLQRL, encoded by the coding sequence ATGGATAGTAGCGACAATAAAAGCAAGGCGGCGAACTTTATTCAGCGGGTGGAGGCCGCGCGGGAATTTCTGCTTTCCCGTTTGCCTGTAACCCCGGAGGTGGTGCTGATTCTGGGCACCGGCCTGGGCGGGGTGGCGGAACTGGTGGAGGAGGCGGTGGTGTTGCCTTACGCCGAAATTCCTTACTTCCCCCGTTCCACCGTGCCCAGCCACGCCGGTAACCTGGTCTGCGGCCGCTTGGCCGGCAGGCCGGTGGCGGTGCTGCAGGGTCGCTTTCATTATTATGAAGGCTACAGCACCCGGGAGCTGACCATGCCGCTTCGGGTGCTCTCCCGCCTGGGGGCCGGAATGCTGCTCACCACCGGCTGTGCCGGCGGCTTGAATCCGGGTTATGCGCCGGGAACCCTGATGTTGCTGCGGGATCATCTCAACCTGATTCCCGATAACCCTTTGCGGGGGTCCAACAACGATGAGTGGGGGGAACGTTTCCCCGATCTCTCTTCCGCCTACGACCCCGAATTGCGCCGGCTGGCCCGGCAGTGCGCCACCGGCCTTGGTATCGACCGGTTGCGGGAAGGGGTGTATGTGGCGGTACCCGGCCCCAGCCTGGAAACCCCGGCGGAAACCCGTTACCTGCGCCAATGCGGGGCCGACGCAGTGGGCATGTCGGTGGTGCCGGAGGTGATCGTGGCCAGGCACGCCGGCCTGCGGGTGCTGGGGCTGGCGGTGGTGGCCAACGTCAACGATCCCGACAACCAGCAGCCCATCCTGCTCGATGAAATCATCCGCGAAACCGAAGCCTGCGCTAAACAGGTGCAGGAGCTGGTCCTGGCACTGCTGCAGCGACTGTAG
- a CDS encoding amidohydrolase: MNDASVDLLLTAGRVLTLDEQNREFSDGAVAIKGSEIVAVGPAAELAARWPQAPRLDTPHGLLLPGLINSHTHVAMSCFRGLADDLPLMSWLTEHIFPAEAKLTEEIVYHSSLLTMAEMIRSGTTSFCDMYLFTAQVAAAAADSGMRAWVGEVLYDFPSPCYGELENGFQYLEQLMAEYDGHELVKITVDPHAVYTCSPELLRRLYGRAEKHDALYHIHLAETRDEVAGCLEKYGKRPVAHLDALGVLGERTVAAHGVWLEPAEIELLARRGVKVAHCPESNMKLASGISPVPELLAAGVSVGLGTDGAASNNDIDLFGEMDMAAKLHKVNKMDPTVLPAAQVLRMATRQGAEVLGAGAAIGSLEPGKKADCIVIDLQQPHLTPFYHAPSQLVYAARGADVLHTVINGRLVMENRRLLTIDEEALTLKMQEIQARMAEKTT, from the coding sequence ATGAATGATGCATCCGTCGATTTACTGTTGACCGCCGGCCGGGTACTGACCCTGGATGAACAGAACCGGGAATTCAGCGACGGTGCAGTGGCCATCAAAGGCAGCGAGATCGTCGCCGTGGGCCCCGCCGCCGAACTGGCCGCCCGCTGGCCCCAGGCCCCCCGGCTCGATACCCCCCACGGCCTGCTGCTGCCGGGGCTGATCAACAGCCACACCCACGTGGCCATGAGCTGCTTTAGGGGCCTGGCCGACGACCTGCCCCTGATGAGCTGGCTCACCGAGCACATCTTTCCCGCCGAGGCCAAGCTCACCGAAGAGATTGTCTATCACTCCAGCCTGCTGACCATGGCCGAAATGATCCGTTCCGGCACCACCAGTTTTTGCGATATGTACCTTTTCACCGCCCAGGTGGCGGCGGCCGCCGCCGACAGCGGGATGCGGGCCTGGGTGGGGGAAGTGCTGTACGATTTTCCCTCCCCCTGTTACGGTGAACTGGAAAACGGTTTTCAATACCTGGAACAACTGATGGCCGAATATGACGGCCATGAGCTGGTCAAGATCACCGTCGATCCCCATGCCGTCTACACCTGCTCCCCGGAGCTGCTGCGCCGCCTCTACGGTAGGGCGGAAAAACATGATGCCCTGTACCACATCCATCTGGCGGAAACCCGCGACGAGGTTGCCGGTTGCCTGGAAAAATACGGCAAGCGGCCGGTGGCCCATCTCGACGCCCTGGGGGTGCTGGGTGAGCGCACGGTGGCGGCCCACGGGGTCTGGCTGGAGCCGGCAGAAATCGAACTGTTGGCCCGTCGCGGGGTTAAGGTAGCCCACTGCCCGGAAAGCAACATGAAGCTGGCCTCGGGAATCTCCCCGGTGCCGGAACTGCTGGCCGCCGGGGTCAGCGTGGGCCTGGGCACCGACGGAGCGGCCAGCAACAACGACATCGATCTCTTCGGGGAAATGGATATGGCGGCCAAGCTGCACAAGGTAAACAAGATGGACCCCACCGTTCTGCCCGCCGCCCAGGTGTTGCGGATGGCCACCCGCCAAGGAGCCGAGGTCCTGGGGGCCGGGGCGGCCATCGGCAGCCTGGAGCCGGGGAAAAAGGCCGACTGTATCGTTATCGACCTGCAACAACCCCACCTGACCCCCTTTTACCACGCCCCCTCCCAACTGGTTTATGCCGCCCGCGGTGCCGATGTGCTCCATACCGTGATTAATGGCCGGCTGGTCATGGAAAACCGTCGGTTGCTGACCATCGATGAAGAAGCTCTAACCTTAAAGATGCAGGAAATCCAGGCCCGGATGGCCGAAAAAACGACCTGA
- a CDS encoding sensor histidine kinase, with translation MNLTLLHRLLLVVALAGWTLTLGGFLLWDLRLAREHMEELAIKEARSNFNKDLAFRLWATRHGGVYVPVDDRTPPNPGLAHLPERDIETPSGRQLTLMNPAYMLRQMLEEHGDFYGVRGKITSFHLLNPINAPDPWEAEALRRFEQGESEVLEFVEDDKEPRLRLMRPMETREGCLKCHAFQGYQVGDVRGGIGVTVPMRHYLDTLGETKRSRTIFFSVIWALGVGILVLLDVQVLRRLRAQEEHENVLKAQRQALIRANKDLTRLAEVSAHHLQEPSRRLLTFSQLLKDRLKVEETDPEVRRSLEFVEQNATYLRNLVRDIQLYLDADKPQGQPAELDVNEVVARVQQKLAPLISETGAEIKVGELPPLVFDLSRLRDIFLIIMENSLLHAGTGTRPRIVISGERLNGMNRYRVSDNGSGIPEVYRQRVFEIFERLGGGGRGTGIGLPIARRMVESAGGEIALETADGGGLSVVFTLPAKPPGEDG, from the coding sequence ATGAACCTTACCCTGCTGCACCGGTTGCTGCTGGTGGTCGCCCTGGCGGGTTGGACTCTTACCCTGGGCGGCTTTCTGCTCTGGGATCTCCGCCTGGCCCGGGAGCACATGGAAGAGTTGGCCATCAAGGAGGCCCGCAGTAATTTCAACAAGGATCTCGCCTTCCGCCTGTGGGCCACCCGCCACGGTGGGGTTTATGTACCGGTGGATGATCGCACCCCGCCCAACCCCGGGCTTGCCCATCTGCCGGAACGAGATATTGAAACCCCCTCCGGCCGGCAACTGACCCTGATGAATCCGGCCTACATGTTGCGTCAAATGTTGGAAGAACACGGCGATTTTTACGGGGTGCGTGGGAAGATTACCAGTTTTCATTTGTTAAACCCCATCAACGCCCCCGATCCATGGGAGGCCGAAGCATTGCGGCGTTTCGAGCAGGGGGAGAGCGAGGTGTTGGAGTTTGTCGAAGATGACAAAGAACCACGGCTGCGCCTGATGCGGCCCATGGAAACCCGCGAGGGTTGCCTTAAATGTCACGCCTTTCAGGGCTACCAGGTGGGGGATGTACGCGGCGGGATCGGGGTTACGGTCCCCATGCGCCACTACCTGGACACCCTGGGCGAAACCAAAAGAAGTCGCACCATCTTTTTCTCGGTGATCTGGGCCTTGGGGGTGGGAATTCTCGTCTTGCTCGATGTCCAGGTGTTACGCCGTCTGCGGGCCCAGGAGGAACACGAGAATGTGCTTAAGGCCCAACGGCAGGCCCTGATCAGGGCCAATAAAGATCTGACCCGCCTGGCCGAGGTCTCCGCCCACCATCTGCAGGAACCGTCTCGGCGGCTGCTTACCTTCAGCCAGCTTTTAAAAGATCGCCTTAAGGTTGAAGAGACGGACCCGGAGGTGCGGCGCTCCCTGGAGTTTGTCGAACAGAACGCCACCTATCTGCGTAACCTGGTGCGGGATATTCAACTTTACCTGGATGCCGACAAACCCCAGGGCCAACCGGCGGAGTTGGATGTTAACGAAGTGGTGGCGCGAGTGCAGCAGAAGCTGGCGCCGCTGATCAGCGAAACCGGGGCTGAAATCAAGGTTGGCGAGTTGCCGCCGCTGGTTTTCGACCTGTCGCGTTTGCGCGATATCTTCTTAATTATCATGGAAAACTCGCTGCTGCACGCCGGCACCGGAACCAGGCCCCGGATCGTGATCAGCGGTGAGCGGTTGAACGGCATGAACCGTTACCGGGTCAGTGATAACGGCTCGGGGATTCCGGAAGTGTACCGCCAGCGGGTTTTTGAGATTTTTGAAAGACTAGGTGGTGGCGGCCGGGGCACCGGTATCGGCCTGCCCATCGCCCGGCGCATGGTGGAAAGCGCCGGTGGCGAAATTGCCTTGGAAACCGCCGACGGCGGTGGTCTTAGTGTGGTCTTTACCTTGCCCGCCAAGCCACCGGGCGAGGATGGCTGA
- a CDS encoding LytS/YhcK type 5TM receptor domain-containing protein, whose protein sequence is MNLLLTELIFNLALLVALCVLSGFLDQRWPRENRLGPVLQGLLFGGAAIIGMFHPLVLEPGLIFDGRSVVISLAALFYGPWAALPAAAMTIAVRVGMGGVGVTMGVLSILTSAGIGLLAYYYLRPRRTVFRGSELYLFGLVVHLGVLAGTLILPWESALKVLSNIALPIILFYPLATLLAGKILANQEALRLSERNYRQLFDDHAAVKLLVDPDDGRIIDANQAAALFYGWSQPELKRMRISQINILTPEQIRGEMEKARRQKRYHFEFKHRLADGSLRDVAVFSSPTLVDDRALLHSIIFDLTEQKKAQEEQELLTDQLFQARKMEAVGRLAGGIAHEFNNLMTAIIANAHLAKSKQGPDAEELEEIEVAGKRAAELTRQLLAFARKQSIMPEELDLNEAVDGFLPLLRRLIDQQQVNLRWQPGGDLPKLRLDPDQLDQLLVNLVRNAKEALADDGVIIISTAAAELDQAYCEDNPGARPGRYAALTVSDNGCGMEKEILGKIFEPFFTTKDFGQGTGLGLSTAYGIVKQNKGYIEVNSTPGQGTRVTVYLPVENVEEAR, encoded by the coding sequence TTGAACCTGTTGCTTACCGAACTGATTTTTAACCTGGCCCTGCTGGTGGCCCTGTGCGTGTTGTCCGGCTTTCTGGATCAGCGCTGGCCGCGGGAGAATCGCTTGGGGCCGGTGCTACAGGGTCTGCTCTTTGGCGGTGCGGCCATCATCGGGATGTTTCATCCCCTGGTGCTGGAGCCGGGGTTGATCTTTGACGGCCGCTCGGTGGTTATCTCCCTGGCCGCCCTCTTTTACGGGCCCTGGGCGGCCCTCCCGGCCGCCGCCATGACCATTGCCGTGCGGGTCGGCATGGGCGGGGTAGGGGTGACCATGGGGGTGCTGTCGATTCTGACCTCCGCCGGGATCGGCCTGCTGGCCTATTATTATCTGCGTCCCCGGCGGACAGTGTTTCGCGGCAGCGAGCTTTACCTCTTTGGCCTGGTGGTGCACCTGGGGGTGCTGGCCGGTACTTTGATCCTGCCCTGGGAGAGCGCCTTAAAGGTTTTGAGCAACATTGCCCTGCCCATCATTTTGTTTTATCCCCTAGCCACTTTGCTGGCCGGCAAGATTCTGGCCAACCAGGAGGCCCTGCGGCTCAGCGAGAGAAATTACCGGCAGCTGTTCGATGACCATGCCGCCGTCAAGCTGCTGGTTGATCCCGACGACGGCCGGATCATCGACGCCAACCAGGCGGCAGCACTTTTTTACGGCTGGTCGCAACCGGAACTGAAACGGATGCGCATCTCCCAGATCAATATTCTGACTCCCGAACAGATCCGAGGGGAAATGGAAAAGGCCCGCCGCCAGAAGCGCTACCACTTCGAGTTCAAACATCGGCTGGCCGACGGCAGCCTGCGGGATGTGGCGGTGTTTAGCAGCCCCACCCTGGTGGATGACCGTGCCCTGTTGCACTCCATCATTTTTGATCTCACCGAGCAGAAAAAGGCCCAAGAGGAGCAGGAACTGCTTACCGACCAGCTTTTCCAGGCCCGCAAAATGGAGGCGGTGGGCCGCCTGGCCGGCGGCATCGCCCACGAGTTCAACAACCTGATGACGGCAATCATCGCCAATGCTCACCTGGCCAAAAGTAAACAGGGGCCGGACGCCGAGGAGCTTGAGGAAATCGAGGTCGCCGGCAAACGGGCCGCTGAGTTGACCCGGCAGCTGCTGGCCTTTGCCCGTAAACAGAGCATCATGCCCGAGGAGCTTGACCTTAATGAGGCGGTGGATGGCTTTCTCCCCCTGTTGCGACGGTTGATCGATCAGCAGCAGGTAAATTTGCGCTGGCAGCCGGGTGGCGATCTACCAAAGCTAAGGCTCGATCCGGATCAGCTTGACCAGTTGCTGGTCAACCTGGTGCGTAACGCCAAAGAGGCGTTGGCCGATGACGGCGTGATCATCATCTCCACCGCCGCCGCCGAACTCGACCAAGCCTACTGCGAAGATAATCCCGGCGCCCGGCCCGGCCGGTACGCGGCCCTGACGGTCAGTGACAACGGCTGCGGGATGGAAAAGGAGATTTTGGGCAAGATCTTCGAACCCTTTTTCACCACCAAGGATTTCGGCCAGGGCACCGGCCTGGGGCTGTCCACTGCTTATGGGATTGTCAAGCAGAACAAGGGTTACATCGAGGTGAACAGCACCCCCGGCCAGGGCACCAGGGTAACGGTCTACCTGCCGGTGGAGAATGTGGAGGAGGCACGCTGA
- a CDS encoding sigma-54-dependent transcriptional regulator — MEGRILIIDDEASIRKGFGLLLTSEGLTVASAGGGPEGLALLERESFDIVLLDFAMPELDGLEVLRRIKRLEQDPMVIMITGYDEVALAVEAIKEGAYDYLLKPPDPDHLLMTLRRALDKIELEKKVCVLDRSLAFTLENQLGKSAAMAWVIAEIKVVAASDFSLIIEGETGTGKSFAASLIHNLSARAAGPFIALDMGSIPETLLESELFGHRKGAFTGAERSKPGYFELAKGGTLLLDELQNLSPGAQAKILQVVEEKKFYPVGSDKPVKVDLRIIGASNSDLRRAVESGEFRRDLYYRLNEYSLLMPPLRERPEDIAFLATRLLSAAAVELNRNLSGLSDEALALLAAQPWPGNVRELKNVVRRAALLSSDGEVGVEQVSQGMQGVTAPTVSPVTDFHSTESVPVDQSAPLSLEESEKLTIARALRHTASNRTKAAAILGITHKTLLAKIKKYNLEE; from the coding sequence ATGGAAGGCCGGATACTGATCATCGATGACGAGGCATCGATACGCAAAGGTTTTGGCTTGCTGCTGACCTCGGAGGGCCTGACGGTGGCTTCGGCCGGTGGTGGCCCGGAAGGCCTGGCGCTGCTGGAGCGCGAGAGCTTCGATATCGTGCTGCTGGACTTCGCCATGCCGGAATTGGATGGTCTTGAGGTCTTGCGCCGGATCAAGCGCCTGGAGCAGGACCCGATGGTGATCATGATCACCGGTTACGACGAGGTTGCCCTTGCAGTTGAGGCCATCAAGGAAGGGGCGTACGACTACCTGCTCAAACCCCCGGACCCCGATCATCTGCTGATGACCCTGCGGCGGGCGCTTGATAAAATCGAGCTGGAGAAAAAGGTCTGCGTGTTGGACCGCAGCCTGGCCTTCACCCTGGAAAATCAACTGGGCAAGAGCGCCGCCATGGCCTGGGTGATTGCCGAGATCAAAGTGGTGGCAGCCTCGGATTTTTCCTTGATCATCGAAGGGGAAACCGGTACCGGCAAGAGCTTTGCCGCCTCGCTGATCCACAATCTGAGCGCCCGGGCCGCCGGACCCTTTATCGCCCTGGATATGGGCTCGATCCCGGAAACCCTGCTGGAAAGCGAGCTGTTCGGCCACCGCAAAGGGGCCTTTACCGGCGCCGAGCGCAGCAAGCCGGGCTACTTCGAGTTGGCCAAAGGCGGCACCCTGCTGTTGGATGAGTTACAAAACCTCAGCCCCGGGGCCCAGGCAAAGATTCTCCAGGTGGTGGAGGAAAAGAAGTTTTACCCGGTGGGCAGCGATAAGCCGGTGAAAGTTGATCTGCGCATAATCGGCGCCAGCAACAGTGACCTGCGCCGGGCGGTGGAGAGCGGTGAGTTCCGTCGCGATCTTTATTACCGGCTCAACGAGTACAGCCTGCTCATGCCGCCCTTGCGGGAACGCCCCGAAGATATCGCCTTTCTGGCCACTCGCCTGCTGTCTGCGGCGGCGGTGGAACTAAACCGCAATCTCAGCGGCTTAAGCGACGAGGCCCTGGCCCTGCTGGCCGCCCAGCCCTGGCCGGGCAATGTGCGGGAGCTGAAAAACGTGGTACGCCGGGCCGCCTTGCTCAGCAGCGACGGAGAGGTGGGAGTCGAGCAGGTCAGCCAGGGCATGCAAGGTGTTACGGCCCCAACGGTTTCTCCGGTTACCGATTTCCACTCGACTGAGAGCGTCCCGGTCGATCAGTCCGCCCCCCTAAGCCTGGAGGAATCGGAGAAGCTCACCATCGCCCGGGCGCTGCGTCACACCGCCAGCAACCGCACCAAGGCCGCCGCTATTTTGGGCATTACCCATAAAACCCTGTTGGCCAAGATCAAGAAGTACAACCTGGAGGAGTAG